The Mauremys reevesii isolate NIE-2019 linkage group 1, ASM1616193v1, whole genome shotgun sequence genome has a segment encoding these proteins:
- the CHRDL2 gene encoding chordin-like protein 2 isoform X3 translates to MFCDFNGKKYGPGESWHPYLEPQGLTYCIRCTCLENVNVSCYQIQCPALHCVKPVTDPQQCCPRCAEPHTPSGLRAPVKSCQYNGTTYQPGEMFTTSELFPSRQPNQCAQCSCSEGQIYCGLVTCPDLLCSSPLTVPDSCCQVCQDGSYEKLMEEEPLQLNRGVRHSQDQCLGDLVSKRLLGGTASTVISSSLEFIPRGFKPKGGGGGTTVKFILKEKHKKACVYNGKTYSHGEVWHPVFRLYGVLPCILCTCTDGIQDCQKVTCPKEYPCEYPEKVEGKCCKICPDAKVKPTDEINTPRCAKNLNRVLVYMFVPPGSESPKEDLRKIAIEKDSSEEVEIYSWKPVKGIFHLIQIKKIRKQEFNSEAQNFRLITRTNEGHWNNFRAQTSGLKMTESPEKETKNL, encoded by the exons ATGTTCTGTGATTTTAATGGCAAGAAGTAcggtccaggagagagctggcaTCCCTACTTGGAACCTCAGGGGCTGACGTACTGCATCCGATGCACCTGTTTGGAG AATGTGAATGTGAGCTGTTACCAAATCCAGTGCCCAGCCCTGCATTGCGTAAAGCCTGTCACtgacccgcagcagtgctgccCTCGCTGTGCAG AGCCGCACACGCCGTCTGGGCTCCGGGCGCCTGTGAAGTCTTGCCAGTACAACGGGACAACCTACCAACCAGGGGAGATGTTTACCACGAGCGAACTCTTCCCTTCTCGGCAGCCAAATCAGTGTGCACAGTGCAGCTGCTCC GAAGGCCAGATTTACTGCGGCTTGGTGACCTGCCCTGATCTGTTGTGCTCCTCTCCTCTAACTGTGCCAGACTCCTGCTGCCAAGTTTGCCAAG ACGGTTCCTATGAGAAGTTAATGGAAGAGGAGCCCCTGCAGTTAAACAGAGGTGTT AGACACTCGCAAGACCAGTGCTTGGGGGATCTGGTGAGCAAGAGGTTGCTTGGCGGGACTGCTTCCACTGTGATCAGTTCCTCGCTGGAGTTCATTCCCAGGGGCTTCAAGCCAAAAGGAGGCGGAGGTGGCACTACCGTCAAATTCATCTTGAAAGAAAAGCACAAGAAAG cTTGCGTTTACAATGGGAAGACCTACTCCCATGGAGAAGTGTGGCATCCCGTCTTCCGACTGTATGGAGTCCTACCATGCATCCTGTGTACCTGCACGGATGGGATCCAGGACTGCCAGAAGGTTACGTGTCCCAAGGAATATCCTTGTGAATATCCTGAGAAAGTAGAAGGGAAATGTTGTAAAATATGTCCAG ATGCCAAAGTCAAGCCCACCGATGAAATAAATACCCCCCGATGTGCCAAGAATCTGAACAGGGTATTGGTCTACATGTTTGTGCCACCCGGCTCTGAGAGCCCAAAGGAAGACCTGAGGAAAATTGCAATCGAGAAAGACTCTTCTGAAGAGGTGGAAATTTACAGCTGGAAACCGGTAAAAG GAATATTTCATTTGATACAGATCAAGAAGATCAGGAAACAGGAGTTCAACTCAGAAGCACAGAACTTTAGGCTGATCACCAGAACAAATGAAG
- the CHRDL2 gene encoding chordin-like protein 2 isoform X2, whose product MLKVARFELILLSAGPDMFCDFNGKKYGPGESWHPYLEPQGLTYCIRCTCLENVNVSCYQIQCPALHCVKPVTDPQQCCPRCAEPHTPSGLRAPVKSCQYNGTTYQPGEMFTTSELFPSRQPNQCAQCSCSEGQIYCGLVTCPDLLCSSPLTVPDSCCQVCQDGSYEKLMEEEPLQLNRGVRHSQDQCLGDLVSKRLLGGTASTVISSSLEFIPRGFKPKGGGGGTTVKFILKEKHKKACVYNGKTYSHGEVWHPVFRLYGVLPCILCTCTDGIQDCQKVTCPKEYPCEYPEKVEGKCCKICPDAKVKPTDEINTPRCAKNLNRVLVYMFVPPGSESPKEDLRKIAIEKDSSEEVEIYSWKPVKGIFHLIQIKKIRKQEFNSEAQNFRLITRTNEGHWNNFRAQTSGLKMTESPEKETKNL is encoded by the exons ATGCTGAAAGTGGCAAGATTTGAGCTCATCTTGCTTTCTGCTG GTCCAGATATGTTCTGTGATTTTAATGGCAAGAAGTAcggtccaggagagagctggcaTCCCTACTTGGAACCTCAGGGGCTGACGTACTGCATCCGATGCACCTGTTTGGAG AATGTGAATGTGAGCTGTTACCAAATCCAGTGCCCAGCCCTGCATTGCGTAAAGCCTGTCACtgacccgcagcagtgctgccCTCGCTGTGCAG AGCCGCACACGCCGTCTGGGCTCCGGGCGCCTGTGAAGTCTTGCCAGTACAACGGGACAACCTACCAACCAGGGGAGATGTTTACCACGAGCGAACTCTTCCCTTCTCGGCAGCCAAATCAGTGTGCACAGTGCAGCTGCTCC GAAGGCCAGATTTACTGCGGCTTGGTGACCTGCCCTGATCTGTTGTGCTCCTCTCCTCTAACTGTGCCAGACTCCTGCTGCCAAGTTTGCCAAG ACGGTTCCTATGAGAAGTTAATGGAAGAGGAGCCCCTGCAGTTAAACAGAGGTGTT AGACACTCGCAAGACCAGTGCTTGGGGGATCTGGTGAGCAAGAGGTTGCTTGGCGGGACTGCTTCCACTGTGATCAGTTCCTCGCTGGAGTTCATTCCCAGGGGCTTCAAGCCAAAAGGAGGCGGAGGTGGCACTACCGTCAAATTCATCTTGAAAGAAAAGCACAAGAAAG cTTGCGTTTACAATGGGAAGACCTACTCCCATGGAGAAGTGTGGCATCCCGTCTTCCGACTGTATGGAGTCCTACCATGCATCCTGTGTACCTGCACGGATGGGATCCAGGACTGCCAGAAGGTTACGTGTCCCAAGGAATATCCTTGTGAATATCCTGAGAAAGTAGAAGGGAAATGTTGTAAAATATGTCCAG ATGCCAAAGTCAAGCCCACCGATGAAATAAATACCCCCCGATGTGCCAAGAATCTGAACAGGGTATTGGTCTACATGTTTGTGCCACCCGGCTCTGAGAGCCCAAAGGAAGACCTGAGGAAAATTGCAATCGAGAAAGACTCTTCTGAAGAGGTGGAAATTTACAGCTGGAAACCGGTAAAAG GAATATTTCATTTGATACAGATCAAGAAGATCAGGAAACAGGAGTTCAACTCAGAAGCACAGAACTTTAGGCTGATCACCAGAACAAATGAAG